The Diadema setosum chromosome 8, eeDiaSeto1, whole genome shotgun sequence genome includes the window AAAGTAGTGTGATAAGGTATGTCTTATATTCCTCTATTTCTTCAAAACTCTTCACatacttcactttcaactctaataacttttgaaaagatcctactgctttgaaagttggtattagtcATGGGTAGACTATGTTTATAGAGCTTGCTCAATATCAgcataatctgataatcccttcattggtGTTGCTATGAAGTTTTACAtgtacatcctttttttttgtcccattcaatACACAGAGCACAGCTGTAAATTCAGAGCTCCTTTTCTCAGTATACATACATTACCAGggtatgtgctttctttcaaatatttagacaggttaggagagtccatttgagttgagttacacatcatttttaaGCTTTAGTCAACTCTTTGAGAATCTGTCCttgactaaaaatccatgtctgggttttgtggtgcagagtcataattatgaaaatgtctCGATGCCATGCCACTAACATCAACGGGGAGAGTACCATTCCACATCTCCAATGCAGAAAATCTAATCTCAACAAAACAGACCACAGGATGTTTTCACTTTGTattgcagtttattttgataatcAGTATGTACAAGCTCTCTGAGGGTTATATACAATAGATTCTACCTGTTCGAAATGAGTTTGATTCTTGGCTTCACTCCCCGACACAAAGCGGGAGGATATGCTCTCGCACCCACCCACTCACTCAGAGCACAGGTGCAATCAATAGAAATCATCATGGGTCATAGATTTTTACAGCAGTAAATACAGTCAAGTTTCATCCTATCAATCAGAAACATCATAACACACACTATGTTGATAACTTATTATCGGTTATCTACAGTCATACACACATCCATGCAAATACAAAGTATTGGTTGTTGGGTCAGTTTTTTTTCTGACTGGACTTGGCATGTTCTAATTAAAGTCAATTATTTTGTGCAGAAAATCTGAGTCAAGATTATAACATTGCAATGATATTAACATAAACGACAGATATATTTTGTTCACTTGGTAAGAAATAACATTTGTCATGTACTTCCTATTAAAAATGTAACGCCATTAAAGCTGGGCTAGTCCATTTAGTTCAGGGATTCCACATCTCATCAGAGGGGGTTTcacacaaaaggaaaaaatacgAGCAACAACATGCAAGAGAGCATCTTTTTAAATATAACCATCATGGTATAATGGGTACTGCTGTCCACCTCCCTATTGACATAAGTACATGAGAGGCCATCTGAACACTCAACACCACTACTGTAAAAGAGGACATTTTTGTGGTGTGGAcattttcgcgcaaccagaatccagcacgaaaataaaaacgtgaatatttttgcacgCTGTATGTTCCACTAataaatgtcttgattccgtggaattaaaagcAAGCAAAATTCATCTCACCAAGCTGAGTGCAAAAATAactacttttacagtaatctgtTTCCAAGTACATTCATTATCCCAGAACATCAGAAGATGTGATACTTCTGTCAGGGTTGAATACTGCAGCTGTGAAAGGGTGCACAGATAAGACTCCTTATTTTCTTCAATCAGTGGACCAGAGCACtgacaattttgcgagtcgTAGGAAAGTCTTGACAATTTCACTGCAACAATTTTTCATCATCCTCTGCTCTGGTCACTTGGCAGTGCAACTGAATGTGGCCTCCAAAAGAAGTTCGTATGAACATTGCGACATGTCGCACAAAAGATAccttaaaaccagaaatatttgtgcatgaaactttctgGAATTGGAGCCTACGGCCGTTTTCACAGCgtgatattttcgcaaattgccgaagacattcaaaacatatagtgtagacaagaacattTGAGTACAGTTTAAATTTGCGAATCTTGGTTCCTTGcaaaaaattaacaaattttcatgtaCAGGAATATTTCTGGTTCTACAGTAGCACTGCCTACTATGTGAGAAAAATGCATCATGCATACACCTTGCAATATCTCATACATCTTTACATAGATCTTTGGTGAATTTCAAGAATTGAGGAGTCTTGGTTGAAAAAGCACTACAGTTTCACTGAAGTACTGTCCAGTCAACCACTAAACGTAACTATAATCTTGCAAACATCTAACATTTTCTATTACTATGCTGAGTATAGAAGTCTGCTTTCAAGTGGCTGATCTGCTTAGAAAAGCACAAAAATATATTACTTTCTTAATGGTAATGCTAAGTGCATAAATAACAAGATGACAACTGAACTCGACTTCAGATATTAGGTTCAGGCAGTCTGAATGCACATCACTACATGAATGATAATTTGATGTGTACTATTCACACTTTGAGATGCCATGTGACAATCACAAGAATGTAATGCTGTGTGTCAATGCCCTATGGTGCCTTAACATGCAGAGCagatgaaaataacagcatatgaTATGACAATGAGGATAAGGATGAATTAATAACACTCTATATAAGTGTATGCACAGAAGCCACTATCTACAAAAAGCCTTCATCCGTGACTTGTACAAATGTTTGTGATCGAAGGTGGGAATTACACAAGTACAAGCATGCATACATTACAAATGGATATAACGACATTCTAGCTAATACGGTACACAGTTGTCGGCATTTCCATCCTAATAGCGCGAGATATTACTAGAACTTGTCGGCCACCGATTCCATCCCTTTGGAAAATATCTCTGCGCATAGGAGGTCGCTTCTTGTTTCGTAATGAGGAGAAGTAATGTTCACATTCAACATGCAGAATACACTTGGCTTACATTAGTACAAGTAGATGATGGGGTTTATACACACATTACAGATTATCGCTGATTTAGTACGAGACTACAGTAATGGAAAGAGAAAAATTCTTCTAGTTGTTATCATCAGGATGAAATGACTTTTTGCATTCACAATGACTCTTGAGTTGGAGTGACTTTGTCTGTCACAAAAACCACTCAAAAAATCCTCTCCACAATAAATGAGTCGATCTAGAAGGAAAACATGAAAGTGACCATAAGAATATCTGACTGATGAACAAAAAAGCATCTGACATCAACCTCACACATGATGCTAAGTCTTCGTCAAGAAAGATTTCCAATCCAACATGAGATGTGGGAACATGCATCATCCAGGTAAATTCTGAGGTTTCTAGGATGACTTCCACATGGACAGAAATCCCTGTAtggatgaatgaaaaaatatgaagtcCACACTCATCTGGAGGTGCCATGATGTCATTTCATAAGGGTTGAAATTTCCAAGTTCTATGATCACCATGTCCtggcaggggtggggggggggggggggggggaagggaagggAGTCTAGACGATAGGATCCTTTGCACAGTCTTCCAGCTGAATTGTACTTGGCGTCGACAGCAGCGGCCTCCCACTGTTGGCGCTGCTGGCACCGCTGTTGTTTCGCGGGGTACCGGACTGCGTGGTAGCATCACTGATGGGGGTACCGGGCAGGTCCATGTCGACGCCCAGAAGGGAGGAGCTGCTGAACTGGGAGACGCCATCGATCCCGTTGGCCTCGGATTCCACAAAGACAGCGCTGGGTGCATCCAAGTTGTCAAGTTCTTTGGCTGTAAGAAGTGAAGTGAAGAAAAGGATGGATACTTTAACGGTCATGCGGCTTGTTCAAACAAAACTATGATGAAAGCATATCAATGCAAGCCCTTGCAAGAGATGgaaaatgtacagaaaaaaaaaaaaaatgatagatatAACGCATTCATAACTTATCCAAATAACTAAAGGGGCCATATTTCTTCTTTCCCAGTCCAATGTAAATGATACCCAGTTATTTCTCATATCAACATGATTACATGGAAACACGAGTCTAAGACACCACGTGTTGCTGCAGTTTCTAACCCCCAGCAAAACCCAAAACTAGCTGACACATGGCTGAAAAAAGAATACTAGGAGTGATTCAACAAAGACATCCAATCTCTTGAGAGAGAATTGAATAATGTTTCTACCTAACAGAAATAgacatacttaaaaaaaaacaaaaaacaataacaataataaatctGTGAGCACACTACAAACAATCATTCATCCAACTGTCTAATGGTTATACGTGATAAACATGGCAACTAAGACTTGATTttccattttaaaaaaaataataataaacaaataatatttTTCCATGAAGTAGTATGGAAAAGGGAAATAGTGACCAGGAGCTGACTGCACTGACCATCATGCTGGTCCATGTCCACTCTATACGTGCCCGGCTTGGGCTCTGACTCAAGGGTCAACACCTCCACTGGGCTGCGGTCATCCACGGTAGCCAACTGGTCTGGGACGGGCTCCACTGGGGCCGACGGGGTCACCTGGTCATTCCCGGCGTTGGCGCCAAGGGCCAGCGCTGCACTTCCCTGTGAGTGGTCAATACCAAGAAAGTCTGATTCAGCAACGATGCTCGAGATTGAACCACCTCAACATAGAGAGAAAGTCTATTTGAGGTGGTCTGTGATTAGATTTTGATTTCAAAAGGTGTTTCCTCTCCATTGTCAATAAATAATACAAACACTTGTCTTGACATGATTAATCCTAACAATCACTTCTATTATCACACACTGTCAGTGTTTAAGTAACCCACACTATCATATTTATAATATGGCACATCACTGTAAGTGTCaacatcacatcatcatcatcatcctcatcatcaatcatcacaatcatcactatcaccatcaaCAACCATGTAAATCCACGGAAGCACTAATCCAAACCAACAGTCAACTTTTGAAATGCCGTGTCTCGGTCAAACTTGCACTAGAGCTCTATAAAGACCAGTAAGCGTGGGGAGAGAAGGTTGTCCCAATTACATCGAtcttcattcgctgcccacccACTGGGGTACATTCCAAAATGACGACTAGCGCAGGTCTGCTAGAATAGAATTGCCTTCCAGGGAATATGCGCATTGAATTGCACGCTCATCAGTAATACTCAACCCCAGTCAAAATTCCTCGGCCACATGTGCGCTGTGTATATAGCTGTAAACAATTTACACTCAATTTGCAAAGGATCAATCAGCATTTTGAAACGCTGATCCAAAATGCAGTTCATGGGGTACTGTGTATGCTCAATTATAAATCCCTATTGCAGCGAGCTCTTCAGTATATGTGATTGGTATTTATGCTTCCCCAGTAAATGTGATTTGAGAGAATTGCCGATTGTTAACACACCTTTCTGTACGGTTTGAATCGGTGATTCAAATGGTGTTTATATCAAAGTGAGTTGGGACGCACAATACTTTGCAATGATCATGTTTCAAAATCACAATTACGCaactacccctcccccccccctccccccccccccaaaaaaagaagaaatttagcACATACGCACCAAAAGAAGAGGACACAAACTCGTTATCTCACCAGGGTCTCAATGGACACGGGAGCCGTGGTCTTCTGTGGGGTCTGGAGGTTGTTGCTCCTGATCACCGGTatcccatcctcctcctcccccttgcCCTTCTTCCCGTTGACGTCCACCCGCAGCTCGTTCTTCTCGTTCACCTCCTGGTACGAGTTGGCCTGCTCGACGGCGGAGGCAGGCACAGCCGCCCCGCCGCCACGACTCCGCAGGGACGCCAGCGAGTTGTTACGGCTTTTCCTGCAGGAAGATGATGGCATATGACTAGAGTAAACCTTGATGctttctcatttttttgtttttatcttgccaCTTCATATGGCACCAGATAGGCCCTGGCATCGTTTGAGCTGGTTATCTAAACTTTAAATAGCTTACCATTTGTGATGCAACTAAATGGAATTGCCAAAATGAGCCATATGTTGAAAACATTCTCTCAGTTTAACACAGGGGATTACAATAGCatcaaaaatttccactttcactGTTGTTTGCATCAAACCATGGAGGCTGTCCTCTGTATGAGGTGGGTGATTAAACTGCCGTTACCAGTTATCTCACCTCAGCTGCTACCTACATTGTATCACTTAGTCTTATCACTCCTCTCTTTGAATGAGAAAGGAGTAAGCTCTGTACATTTCAGGTATGTTGATTAAGGCAACTATGAGAGGTTGCTTCGCCTCCATGGTTCAAACTATTGTTCACTTCCAcctgtcatacatgtatattctccTTGATGAACATACATGATGTCCTACCAGTATTGTAAAATGACTGCTCTGCAAAATCAACCAACAAGGATACGACAGAGAGACAAAGGATTATTTCTTGCAAATATTTAATGCAGCAACTGTgacacacatttttttaatatctgaaaagaagaaaaaaaaaaaaaagaagtgtttctctttttctatATGGGAAAATTCATCACCCAACACATaccagaagaaaaaagaaaaaatgataaacaaaaatgGCCATACTTTTTCCTCCTCCGTCCCTCAGCTGTTCCGGAGCGTGACAGAGATTCCCCACCAGTAGCACCACCTAGAAGATCACAAGAATATGTCCAGAGAAAAGATGTGTTACATGTCAAGTGCCCTTGCAGAGCACATTGGACACTCTTTgcattcctttatttttcctttggATTTTGTTGCATATTACATAAGTGTCTTAGTACAACCTCAAAATGACACAATTAGAAAATATCTATATCAGGTACAGGTTGTGTGTGAAGGTTAACTTTAGTTTGCTTACAGTCTTGTGAGAATATCCTTAGAATATAccacatttgatttcattttcatacttgtatcatgtatttttctttttgttacaaACTTAGCTCAtatctacctttttttttttcctctctattTTTCAAGTGATGCCAGAAGATGTTTTTTAATGCATTACATTTCAATCTAGCATTTGTAAATTCAAAGACAAGTCTCAAGTTTCTGTGAATTGGAAGGAGAGATAAATAAAAAGTGTATCAGGGCAATctccccggctaaatactggttagtgataaggtaagagtaaagattagggttatggttaggTAAAGTATATACAGTTTGGGTTAGGgataggattaggttcaggattaggattagggttagggtcaggggaagggtccagggtattggcccagggggtaattgccctagacctataaaaaagacaagaaagaaacataCCCTCTGCTCCCTGGACATTAGTCTTGCTGGGACCATTGAGGGCTTCTCCCAGGGGGATAGCCTCGTAGCCTGGTGGAACGTTCTCTTGACTCATCtgtggtgagaaattgaaagaacaaaatagacaaaaatattATGACACATTGCCTATGGTTTGATTAACTATAAATCTGTGTGCAACCTATATGATACATGACTTACACTTGAGTCTTATTCTCTCTGTACCCCACTCCAGTTGGTCGAATCAAATATTCACTAGAACACTTGTCATCCCCAAACCATGAATCACAATTCAACACAACGTTCAGAATTCATTTTATTAAACAAagtataagattttttttttttttaaatagtagAAGTTTCATCtgaatcaaacatttttttttttagtcaggggaaaaaaaaaatatcttcaacAAACAGGGCTATTGGTTGCAACCATTTAGTGACAAGCGCACATCTGTATGCCAACTGTTAAATCCTCCTATCACCAACAACTCTAATCAGGTGCCATGATCCTCATCCTCAATCTCTTCACCCTGTTTTTCCTATCTTACAAAGGAAGCAAAGTAGATTAATCGAGCTTCCTTGATAGGGCTATGTTCTCAGCCACCTACAAATGTTAAGTCACTAATCACAGACTCTGTCTATTGGTATAGGAAATCAGTTACTGCATGAACAGACACGCTTCAACTTGGAACACAGAAAGTCGTCATTCTTGATGATATAATTTCATCCGCAAATTTGAAGCCCACTTCAGCCTTGACAATTGTCACCAGCTTTTATCTGTAAACAGAACTCAATATCTAGGGCGCAAGCAGATCGTACAGGAGTTTGATAATCTATCAGATATGTCAGCCCTTTACTTTATTGCCCAGCACACAgatacctagaaaaaaaaaaaaacatttgtgaGAGGTGATTTGAAAGAATGGCTCACAGAATTGTCATCGTCATCTTGTGGAGCAGGGTTTCCCGTCACTTTACGGAGAGCACGAATCTGGAGCAATGCCCTGAATGCTGTGGACAAATGAATGACAATGTTGGAACACATTTCATCAGTATGACTTCAAACATGCTTAGGTTGAAGAACAAGGACTGTGcattactttcatttttcttcacaCTTGCATTTGGCCATTTTACTTGAAGGATGCATTTCTTTTACTCTTTTTCTAAAGGCTCAAATGTATGGTCATCCTCATAAAGTATTCAACTTTGGCATTCATATCTCTCTTTTAACTACTTCCGAATCAATCATCCAACTTTGGTATGACAATGCAATTTAAACACAATCACTACAAGAAATGGGTAAGAATTATAACAATAGCAGGCATACTGTCATGTGAAACATTTGGAACACAGAGACACATACATTCAAAGCTGCCATGCAAAGCACTTAAAAAATTTCAGCAAAGCTGTGAATGGGAGCATAACTTACGTGCTCTGCAAATGGGACAGCAACTGGCCTGGTACCTGAGAGAATCGGCTGCATGGAGGAGAAACATACTGAATGATTTAAACATTCTTCAAGTAATggacaaaaaaaaccccagagtGATGAGGTTTGTGACGTACAGCCCAATACAAATCAACTTTTTAACCTTTCACTCTGACCCGTCACACCACTGGaatacttttttaaaaaccCTGACAACACTGACTCTGTGAATACTAATGAAAACTGAATTTACCATGCTTTAAGTGACAGCAGTTGACTCATCTCAAATACCAAGGGATAATGAATTTCATCTTTGCAAGGGCAACTATTTACTCCACCAGTCACCAAAGTGTGCAGTCTATTGATATCATACAAGCACATATCCTTTTATTAGGGTGCACTCAGAGCTCTGTGGGAAACCCTGCCACATTAAGTACTAGTACTAACCATGAGGCATATGCCACATACCAAGTCTATGTACCAAttccacatacactgtactagtaGTACATCTGACATGTCGAACAATATCAAATGCATTATACTCTGCTGGGTAGTAAATTGCAAAAATCTACACCAAATGCATCCACACTAGACTTGTGTGTGAATACTTTCAAGTTCAGGAGAGTCAGTCAAGACTTACCACATCCATTGCAGAGGCAGAGATGTCTGCATGGCAGAATGAGTGTGTCTCTGGCGTCAGACATGCAAATCACACAGTCTGATCCATTGTCATCTGCGtattcctcctcttcctccagCTACGGTTGGAAACAAGAACACAGGAgtaaaaaattatttgaatgTTGCAAGAATTGCCTTGGGTCATGGGAAAATTACACAAATCGTTTTCAGTGTGAAAGAGAAGACCAGCATGATCACTGATACACAAAGAGAAAGAATCCTATAAGATAACTATATGTGGTAGATAATCCTACATTACACTTTCATCACACACATAGACCTTTGTGCACACAAATACAGAATGAAGCAAGAtttgtgtacaaaatatatTCACACAAAATTTTCTAAAGAAAGTTCATCCAAGCTTTCATAATATCCATTCCTGATTTTCAAAACTCTTCTTTTTTGGTCTTCATTTGCACAATATTACTCTGAGTTGAGTTGAAATTAATCTGTAATATCTTCAAACCATACCACAAAACACAAACCCTAGAATTACTTGCCCACCCTTAAAATCATCGGCTGCATAAGGATTCAAACTGCTATGGATTACAGCAAAATCAGAAACAttcacaaattggagctgacggcttTTTCTGCAGCATGAAACATTTGTgcattgcca containing:
- the LOC140231830 gene encoding E3 ubiquitin-protein ligase MGRN1-like; the protein is MGNFQSMQNSNVQQVEIAANSAYRYPPKSGCYFGSHFSMGGQRFETPQPEAYLFGENTDVNYLNSRPAPFPYTAPQPNEPTKTLKSLVNIRKDSLKLVKSVSPLELEPEQQNTRYSIEFIFDSEAKTAITVYFFAMEEVTGGRAVYTARNSMLRSETFRYERGASQTFAQPAFTFDPSEFDEEEFNYDPLKDVIPVVIQCCVEEGEEHSGHCHVLVATLEQASDSSYTIKPLKQKQMVDGVFYLLQEIYGIENKNNPDAPKLEEEEEYADDNGSDCVICMSDARDTLILPCRHLCLCNGCADSLRYQASCCPICRAPFRALLQIRALRKVTGNPAPQDDDDNSMSQENVPPGYEAIPLGEALNGPSKTNVQGAEGGATGGESLSRSGTAEGRRRKKKSRNNSLASLRSRGGGAAVPASAVEQANSYQEVNEKNELRVDVNGKKGKGEEEDGIPVIRSNNLQTPQKTTAPVSIETLGSAALALGANAGNDQVTPSAPVEPVPDQLATVDDRSPVEVLTLESEPKPGTYRVDMDQHDAKELDNLDAPSAVFVESEANGIDGVSQFSSSSLLGVDMDLPGTPISDATTQSGTPRNNSGASSANSGRPLLSTPSTIQLEDCAKDPIV